A window of the Corythoichthys intestinalis isolate RoL2023-P3 chromosome 6, ASM3026506v1, whole genome shotgun sequence genome harbors these coding sequences:
- the LOC130917930 gene encoding coatomer subunit delta, giving the protein MVLLAAAVCTKAGKAIVSRQFVEMTRTRIEGLLAAFPKLMNTGKQHTFVETDSVRYVYQPLEKLYMVLITTKNSNILEDLETLRLFSRVIPEYCRVLEESEISEHCFDLIFAFDEIVALGYRENVNLAQIRTFTEMDSHEEKVFRAVRETQEREAKAEMRRKAKELQQARRDAERSGKKGPGFGGFGSGGMSSISSGSIITETIVEPEKPKITPAPVRPSGPSKALKLGAKGKEVDNFVDKLKSEGETIMPSSGKRGSDVSKALPSPVNVESVHLRVEEKISLTCGRDGGLQNMEVLGMVTLRVTDDKNGRIRLVLVNNDSKGLQLQTHPNVDKKLFTADSVIGLKNPEKSFPLNNDVGVLKWRLQTTDESLIPLTINCWPSESGTGCDVNIEYELQEESLELNDVVITIPVPSGVGAPVIGDLDGEYKHDSRRNVLEWCLPVIDANNKTGSLEFSISGQPNDFFPVNVSFVSKRNYCDIQVAKVTHVDGDSSVRFSLETSFVVDKYEIL; this is encoded by the exons atg GTGCTGTTGGCAGCGGCGGTGTGCACCAAGGCTGGCAAGGCCATCGTTTCACGACAGTTTGTCGAAATGACGCGGACAAGAATTGAAGGTCTTCTAGCTGCATTCCCCAAACTGATGAACACAGGGAAGCAGCATACCTTTGTGGAAACAGACAGTGTCCGTTATGTGTACCAGCCCCTGGAGAAGCTCTACATGGTCCTTATTACCACCAAGAACAGCAACATCCTTGAGGACCTTGAGAcactcagacttttctctcgcGTG ATCCCAGAATACTGCCGGGTGCTGGAGGAGAGCGAAATATCAGAGCACTGTTTTGACCTGATCTTTGCCTTTGATGAGATTGTGGCTTTAGGGTACAGAGAGAACGTCAACCTGGCTCAAATCCGCACCTTCACAGAGATGGACTCCCATGAGGAGAAGGTTTTCCGTGCAGTTAGAGAG ACTCAGGAAAGAGAGGCCAAGGCTGAAATGAGGAGAAAGGCCAAAGAGCTGCAGCAGGCGAGAAGGGATGCTGAACGTTCTGGCAAAAAGGGACCAGGTTTTGGTGGCTTTGGCAGTGGTGGCATGAGCAGCATCTCCTCAGGCTCTATCATCACGGAAACCATCGTAGAACCTGAAAAGCCCAAGATAACACCAGCTCCAGTCAG ACCAAGTGGACCAAGTAAGGCCCTGAAGCTGGGTGCTAAAGGGAAAGAGGTGGACAACTTTGTTGATAAATTAAAGTCTGAAGGAGAAACTATCATGCCGTCCTCTGGGAAAAGAGGCTCAGATGTTTCAAAAGCTCTACCATCGCCAGTGAATGTAGAGAG TGTACATCTCCGTGTTGAGGAGAAGATCTCGCTCACTTGTGGGCGTGATGGTGGGCTGCAGAACATGGAGGTTCTGGGCATGGTGACGCTCCGAGTCACAGATGACAAGAACGGACGCATTCGCCTTGTTCTTGTAAATAATGACAGTAAAGGGCTACAACTACAA ACGCATCCCAATGTGGACAAGAAGTTGTTCACCGCCGATTCAGTGATTGGCCTGAAGAACCCTGAGAAGTCCTTCCCTCTCAACAATGATGTTGGCGTCCTAAAATGGAGACTACAGACCACAGACGAGTCACTTATACCTTTAACCA TAAACTGTTGGCCTTCAGAAAGCGGCACTGGCTGTGACGTAAATATCGAATACGAGCTGCAAGAGGAGAGCCTGGAACTCAACGACGTCGTCATTACCATACCAGTGCC GTCTGGTGTGGGTGCTCCTGTTATTGGAGATCTGGATGGAGAGTACAAACACGACAGTAGGCGAAATGTCCTGGAGTGGTGCCTACCTGTCATTGATGCCAACAACAAGACTGGCAGCCTGGAGTTCAGCATTAGCGGGCAGCCCAATGACTTCTTCCCCGTTAATGTGTCCTTTGTGTCCAAACGCAACTATTGCGACATTCAG GTTGCCAAAGTGACCCACGTTGATGGAGACAGCTCTGTTAGATTCTCTTTGGAGACCTCCTTTGTTGTTGACAAATATGAAATCCTGTAA